In the Phycisphaerae bacterium genome, one interval contains:
- the carB gene encoding carbamoyl-phosphate synthase large subunit has product MPRRNDIKKVMIIGSGPIVIGQACEFDYSGTQACKALRKLGYEIVLANSNPATIMTDPGMADRTYIEPLNVEYMAEIIAKERPDALLPNLGGQSGLNLSSELHKAGVLDKYGVKVIGVQVDAIERGEDRMAFKRTMASLGIEVPRSEIATSLEEAERILERIPLPVVIRPAYTMGGTGGGLVYNIEEFRTIVDRGLQASLVHQVLIEESVLGWEELELEVVRDARNQMITVCFIENVDAMGVHTGDSFCTAPMLTISKELQERLQKHSYDIVEAIQVIGGTNVQFAHDPRTGRVVVIEINPRTSRSSALASKATGFPIAMVSSMLAGGMTLDEIPYWRDGTLEKYTPSGDYVVVKFARWGFEKFRDAVDRLGTQMRAVGEVMSIGKTYKEALQKAIRSLETGRYGLGFAKDFNRKSTSELMVLLAEPGSERQFIMYEALRKGVSVEELHAKTHIKAWFIEQMKELVEFEEEILRHRGSPLPDKLLVQAKKDGFADRYLAKLLQTPEVEIRKQRTRLGVVEGWEPVPVSGVENAAYYFSTYNAPDKTTASSGRKIMILGGGPNRIGQGIEFDYCCVHAAFALRDAGFESIMVNCNPETVSTDYDTSNKLYFEPLTVEDVLSIYEKEKPEGVIVQFGGQTPLNIASELAAAGVKIIGTTPDTIDLAEDRDRFQEMMTKLGIPMAPSGMASTTEQALAVAGRIGYPLMVRPSYVLGGRGMECVHDEEELRRYFSAAVDVTPERPILIDKFLENAIEAEADAVADGTDAFVPAVMEHIELAGIHSGDSACVIPPFSIPAKHLETIREYTRKIAMAMNVVGLMNMQYAIANDTVYVLEANPRASRTVPLVSKVCGLSMARIATQLMLGSKLSEFNLALRRIPHFGVKEAVFPFNMFPETDPLLGPEMRSTGEVLGLADSFGLAYFKSQDGCQQRLPTEGTVLISVSPRERLAVLEAARRLNDLGFKIKATEGTRNFLAEHGIEAELVQKLHEGRPNVGDAIKNGEVQLVINTPVGKLSQYDDSYIRKSAIKHKIPYITTATAAIAAARGIEAARASRPCVRSLQDYHANIK; this is encoded by the coding sequence ATGCCCAGACGGAATGACATTAAGAAAGTAATGATTATCGGTTCGGGTCCGATTGTGATCGGGCAGGCTTGCGAATTCGATTATTCCGGCACGCAGGCGTGCAAGGCCCTTCGCAAGCTCGGCTACGAGATCGTACTGGCCAACTCCAACCCAGCCACCATCATGACCGATCCGGGCATGGCCGACCGGACGTACATCGAGCCGCTGAACGTCGAGTACATGGCGGAAATCATCGCCAAGGAGCGGCCGGACGCCCTGCTGCCGAATCTCGGCGGCCAGTCGGGCCTGAACCTCTCATCCGAGCTGCACAAGGCGGGCGTGCTCGACAAGTATGGCGTGAAGGTGATCGGCGTGCAGGTGGACGCGATCGAGCGGGGCGAGGACCGGATGGCGTTCAAGCGAACGATGGCGTCGCTGGGCATCGAGGTGCCGCGGAGCGAGATCGCCACGAGCCTGGAGGAGGCCGAACGCATCCTCGAACGCATCCCGCTGCCGGTGGTGATCCGGCCCGCGTACACGATGGGCGGCACGGGCGGCGGCCTGGTCTACAACATCGAGGAGTTCCGCACCATTGTCGATCGCGGGCTGCAGGCGAGCCTGGTCCACCAGGTGCTGATCGAGGAGTCGGTGCTCGGCTGGGAGGAACTGGAACTCGAGGTCGTCCGCGACGCCAGGAACCAGATGATCACGGTGTGCTTCATCGAGAACGTCGACGCGATGGGCGTGCACACCGGCGATTCGTTCTGCACCGCGCCGATGCTGACGATCTCAAAGGAGTTGCAGGAGCGGCTGCAGAAACATTCGTACGACATCGTCGAGGCCATCCAGGTCATCGGCGGGACAAACGTGCAGTTCGCCCACGACCCCAGGACCGGCCGGGTGGTGGTGATCGAGATCAACCCGCGAACGTCGCGCTCGTCGGCGTTGGCCTCAAAGGCGACGGGTTTTCCGATCGCGATGGTCTCGTCGATGCTGGCCGGCGGCATGACGCTCGACGAGATCCCGTACTGGCGAGACGGCACGCTGGAGAAGTACACGCCGTCGGGCGACTACGTGGTGGTCAAGTTCGCCCGCTGGGGATTCGAGAAATTCCGCGACGCGGTGGATCGCCTGGGCACGCAGATGCGGGCGGTCGGCGAGGTGATGAGCATCGGCAAGACGTACAAGGAGGCGCTGCAGAAGGCGATCCGGTCGCTGGAGACCGGGCGGTACGGCCTGGGGTTCGCCAAGGATTTCAACCGCAAATCGACGAGCGAGCTGATGGTCCTGCTGGCCGAACCGGGCAGCGAGCGGCAGTTCATCATGTACGAAGCCCTGCGCAAGGGCGTGAGCGTTGAGGAGCTCCACGCCAAGACGCATATCAAGGCGTGGTTCATCGAGCAGATGAAGGAACTGGTGGAATTCGAGGAAGAGATTCTGCGGCATCGCGGCTCGCCGCTGCCGGACAAGCTGCTGGTCCAGGCCAAGAAGGACGGCTTTGCCGACCGGTACCTTGCCAAACTGCTGCAGACGCCGGAGGTCGAGATTCGCAAGCAGCGGACGCGGCTGGGCGTGGTCGAAGGCTGGGAGCCGGTGCCGGTCAGCGGCGTCGAAAACGCCGCGTACTATTTCTCGACCTACAACGCGCCGGACAAGACGACCGCCAGTAGCGGGCGGAAGATCATGATCCTCGGCGGCGGGCCCAACCGGATCGGCCAGGGCATCGAGTTCGACTACTGCTGCGTCCACGCCGCGTTCGCCCTCCGCGACGCCGGCTTCGAGTCGATCATGGTCAACTGCAACCCGGAGACGGTCAGCACCGACTACGACACGTCGAACAAGCTGTACTTCGAGCCGTTGACCGTCGAGGACGTGCTGAGCATCTACGAAAAAGAAAAGCCCGAGGGCGTGATCGTGCAGTTCGGCGGCCAGACGCCGCTGAACATCGCCAGCGAGTTGGCGGCGGCGGGCGTGAAGATCATCGGCACCACGCCGGACACCATCGACCTGGCGGAGGACCGCGACCGTTTCCAGGAGATGATGACCAAACTCGGCATCCCGATGGCCCCATCGGGCATGGCGAGCACGACGGAGCAGGCGCTGGCGGTCGCCGGCCGGATCGGCTACCCGCTGATGGTCCGGCCGTCGTACGTGCTGGGCGGACGCGGCATGGAGTGCGTGCACGACGAGGAGGAGCTGCGGCGTTACTTCTCAGCCGCCGTCGACGTCACGCCGGAGCGCCCAATCCTGATCGACAAGTTCCTCGAAAACGCGATCGAAGCCGAGGCCGACGCCGTCGCCGACGGGACCGATGCGTTCGTGCCCGCGGTCATGGAGCACATCGAACTGGCGGGCATCCACTCGGGCGATTCGGCGTGCGTGATCCCGCCGTTCAGCATCCCAGCCAAGCACCTCGAAACCATCCGCGAGTACACGCGAAAGATCGCCATGGCGATGAACGTGGTCGGGCTGATGAACATGCAGTACGCCATCGCCAACGACACGGTCTACGTCCTCGAGGCCAACCCGCGGGCGTCGCGGACGGTGCCGCTGGTCTCCAAGGTCTGCGGGCTGTCGATGGCCCGGATCGCCACGCAGCTCATGCTGGGCAGCAAGCTCTCCGAGTTCAACCTGGCCCTGCGGAGGATCCCGCACTTCGGGGTCAAGGAGGCGGTCTTCCCGTTCAACATGTTCCCCGAGACCGACCCGCTATTAGGCCCGGAGATGCGGTCGACCGGTGAGGTGCTGGGCTTGGCGGATTCGTTCGGTCTGGCGTACTTCAAGTCGCAGGACGGCTGCCAGCAGCGACTGCCGACCGAGGGAACGGTGCTGATCAGCGTCTCGCCGCGCGAGCGGCTGGCCGTCCTGGAGGCGGCCCGGCGTCTCAACGACCTGGGCTTTAAGATCAAAGCCACCGAAGGCACCCGCAACTTCCTGGCGGAGCACGGCATCGAGGCGGAACTGGTCCAGAAACTGCACGAGGGCCGGCCCAACGTGGGCGACGCGATCAAGAACGGCGAGGTCCAGCTTGTGATCAACACCCCCGTCGGCAAGCTCTCGCAGTACGACGACTCGTACATCCGCAAGAGCGCGATCAAGCACAAGATCCCGTACATCACCACCGCCACCGCGGCCATCGCCGCCGCCCGGGGCATCGAAGCCGCCCGGGCCAGCCGCCCGTGCGTCCGATCGCTACAGGATTACCACGCGAACATAAAATAA